The following are from one region of the Mixophyes fleayi isolate aMixFle1 chromosome 7, aMixFle1.hap1, whole genome shotgun sequence genome:
- the GPER1 gene encoding G-protein coupled estrogen receptor 1: MDVYNTGLPSITCNLSLREVNESYYCNESLSSGDLSDINRHYLIGLILSCLYTVFLFPIGFIGNIMILVVNIRFREKMTIPDLYFINLAAADLILVADSLIEVFNLSEKYYDITILCTFMSLFLQINMYSSIFFLTWMSFDRYIALAKVMKSNIFRTKEHARLSCGLIWMASISATLLPFTAVQVQHTEEGNFCFADVKEIQWLEITLGFIIPFAIIGLCYSLIIRVLVRAHKHRSLRLRRQKALRMIVVVVLVFFICWLPENVFISIGLLQSNDEQQNNQSFRHSHPLTGHIVNLAAFSNSCLNPLIYSFLGETFRDKLRLYIKDKRTMSSLNRFCQVSLKSVIPESREQSDVKYNSGV, translated from the coding sequence ATGGACGTGTATAACACAGGATTGCCATCAATCACCTGCAATCTTTCATTACGGGAGGTGAATGAATCATATTATTGCAATGAAAGCTTGTCTAGCGGCGACCTTTCAGACATCAATAGGCATTATCTCATTGGGCTCATCTTGTCATGCCTCTACACAGTTTTTCTTTTCCCAATCGGATTTATTGGAAACATCATGATTCTGGTTGTAAACATCCGTTTCCGAGAAAAGATGACCATCCCGGACTTGTACTTCATCAACTTGGCCGCTGCTGACCTCATCTTGGTTGCAGATTCTTTGATTGAAGTGTTCAACCTGAGTGAGAAATACTATGATATAACCATACTGTGCACTTTCATGTCCCTTTTTCTCCAAATCAATATGTACAGCAGCATCTTCTTTCTCACCTGGATGAGCTTCGACAGGTATATCGCACTGGCGAAAGTGATGAAATCCAATATATTCCGGACTAAAGAGCATGCCCGCTTGAGTTGCGGCCTCATCTGGATGGCATCCATAtctgccaccctgctgcccttcACCGCGGTACAAGTACAGCACACGGAGGAGGGTAATTTCTGCTTTGCGGATGTGAAAGAAATCCAATGGTTGGAAATTACACTGGGGTTTATCATTCCCTTTGCAATTATTGGCCTGTGCTACTCTTTAATCATTCGTGTGTTGGTTCGGGCACACAAACACAGAAGCCTGCGACTGAGGAGGCAAAAGGCTCTGCGGATGATTGTGGTAGTTGTCCTGGTGTTTTTTATCTGTTGGCTaccagaaaatgtatttattagtatTGGACTGCTTCAAAGCAACGATGAGCAACAAAACAATCAGTCTTTCAGGCACAGCCACCCGCTCACAGGACACATTGTCAATTTGGCAGCATTCTCCAACAGCTGCTTAAACCCACTCATTTACAGCTTCCTAGGTGAAACCTTTAGGGACAAGCTCCGTCTGTACATCAAAGACAAGAGGACCATGTCCTCTCTCAATCGGTTCTGCCAAGTTTCACTTAAATCCGTCATTCCTGAGAGCCGAGAGCAATCGGACGTTAAATATAACAGCGGGGTGTAA